One window of Saccharopolyspora phatthalungensis genomic DNA carries:
- a CDS encoding SEC-C domain-containing protein, with translation MAVTFTETQRRLHIEYAEALEADAATSDERSTDLVEASDYWHFAGEHEREERVLLAAIEVDDGNSVLSAPAAYAKFLLTHGRREEAEQRFATLLREGSDCEWAYVTAAIAYQEINEPREALRWLNVGANRFVPDLDIDLRLGDSGYELLRERSILRRELDLPKDRLDDRFDRLAEHGRQISARISEIRRPDLIGQVAVLYWPEEEFTRLQRERPSWYPDTTHLEHRRDVERDLREQPRPVLATGSIEALVDFAASRGKPLDEPSTRAEFAAYTASRGEAADWPPGRNNPCWCGSTRKYKKCCGAPGFA, from the coding sequence GTGGCGGTCACATTCACAGAGACACAGCGGCGACTACACATCGAATACGCAGAAGCGCTTGAGGCCGATGCGGCGACCAGCGACGAGCGGTCCACCGACCTCGTCGAGGCATCGGACTACTGGCATTTCGCGGGTGAGCACGAGCGTGAGGAGCGCGTCCTGCTCGCCGCGATCGAGGTCGACGACGGCAACAGCGTGCTCAGCGCGCCGGCCGCATACGCCAAGTTCCTGCTGACGCACGGGCGGCGTGAGGAGGCCGAGCAGCGCTTCGCGACGCTGCTGCGCGAGGGCTCGGACTGCGAGTGGGCCTATGTGACGGCCGCGATCGCCTACCAGGAGATCAACGAACCGAGGGAGGCTCTGCGCTGGCTCAACGTCGGCGCAAACCGGTTCGTCCCGGACCTCGACATCGACCTGCGGTTGGGTGACTCCGGTTACGAACTGCTGCGGGAACGTAGCATCCTGCGCCGCGAGCTGGACTTGCCGAAGGACAGGCTCGACGACCGCTTCGACCGGCTCGCCGAGCACGGCCGCCAGATCAGCGCGCGGATCAGCGAAATCCGGCGCCCCGACTTGATCGGCCAGGTCGCGGTCCTCTACTGGCCTGAGGAGGAATTCACCAGGCTCCAGCGAGAGCGACCGAGCTGGTACCCGGACACGACACACCTGGAACATCGCCGGGACGTCGAGCGCGACCTGCGGGAGCAGCCCAGGCCCGTGTTGGCCACCGGCTCGATCGAGGCGCTGGTGGACTTCGCGGCGTCCCGGGGTAAACCCTTGGACGAGCCGTCCACCCGCGCGGAGTTCGCTGCGTACACCGCCAGCCGTGGCGAGGCCGCCGACTGGCCGCCAGGCCGCAACAACCCGTGTTGGTGCGGTTCCACCCGCAAGTACAAGAAGTGCTGCGGCGCACCCGGCTTCGCCTGA
- the serC gene encoding phosphoserine transaminase: MTQAETIDPTTLKLPDELKPADGRFGCGPSKVRGEQLARLADEGAALMGTSHRQKPVKSLVGRVREGLRELFSLPDGYEIVLGVGGTTAFWDAATFGLVRERSLHLTYGEFSSKFAKAARTAPFLADPVVVAAEPGDAPEPVSDPSVDLIGWAHNETSTGVMLAPTRPEGSENALIAVDATSGAGGLAFDAADVDVYYFAPQKCFASDGGLWLAAMSPAAIERIREIGASDRWVPEFLSLPTALDNSRKDQTYNTPAVATLFLLADQIDWMNGQGGLDWCVQRTRESSQRLYSWAEAAEFATPFVTNPAKRSQVVGTIDFDDSVDAAAVAKALRANGIVDTEPYRKLGRNQLRIGMFPAIEPDDVTALTKSVDWVVSQLS, translated from the coding sequence ATGACGCAGGCCGAGACCATCGATCCGACGACCCTGAAGCTGCCCGACGAACTCAAGCCCGCCGACGGCCGGTTCGGCTGCGGTCCGTCCAAGGTGCGCGGCGAGCAACTCGCACGCCTAGCCGACGAGGGCGCCGCGCTGATGGGCACGTCACACCGGCAGAAGCCGGTGAAGTCCCTGGTCGGACGGGTCCGGGAAGGCTTGCGGGAGCTGTTCTCGCTGCCCGACGGCTACGAGATCGTGCTCGGGGTCGGCGGCACCACCGCATTCTGGGACGCCGCGACGTTCGGCCTGGTGCGGGAGCGGTCGCTGCACCTCACCTACGGCGAGTTCTCGTCGAAGTTCGCCAAGGCCGCCAGGACCGCGCCGTTCCTGGCCGACCCGGTGGTGGTCGCCGCCGAGCCGGGCGACGCGCCGGAGCCGGTGTCGGACCCGAGCGTCGACCTGATCGGCTGGGCGCACAACGAAACCTCCACCGGCGTGATGCTGGCGCCAACCCGCCCGGAGGGCTCGGAGAACGCGCTGATCGCGGTCGACGCCACCTCGGGCGCGGGCGGGCTGGCGTTCGACGCCGCCGACGTCGATGTCTACTACTTCGCCCCGCAGAAGTGCTTCGCCTCCGACGGCGGGCTGTGGCTGGCCGCGATGAGCCCGGCCGCGATCGAGCGGATCAGGGAGATCGGCGCGTCCGACCGCTGGGTTCCGGAGTTCCTGTCGCTGCCCACCGCGCTGGACAACTCCCGCAAGGACCAGACCTACAACACCCCGGCGGTGGCCACCCTGTTCCTGCTCGCCGACCAGATCGACTGGATGAACGGCCAGGGTGGACTGGACTGGTGCGTGCAACGCACTCGCGAGTCCTCGCAGCGGCTGTACTCCTGGGCCGAAGCGGCGGAGTTCGCCACCCCCTTCGTGACCAACCCGGCCAAGCGCTCCCAGGTGGTCGGCACCATCGACTTCGACGATTCCGTCGACGCCGCGGCGGTGGCCAAGGCGTTGCGCGCCAACGGGATCGTGGACACCGAGCCGTACCGGAAGCTGGGCCGCAATCAGCTGCGGATCGGCATGTTCCCGGCGATCGAGCCGGACGATGTCACGGCACTGACGAAGTCCGTCGATTGGGTGGTCTCGCAGCTGTCCTGA
- a CDS encoding citrate synthase 2 → MSTAGQSEFRPGLEGVVAFQTEIAEPDRDGGALRYRGVDIEDLVGTVSFGDVWALLVDGRFGDGLPPADDTALPVRTGDVRADVQAALAMAAPAGGFEPLLDIDEARARAQLARSSALGLSYVAQSARGDQPAVPHARIAEATTATEQFLTRWRGEPDPTHVQALDAYWVSAAEHGLNASTFTARVIASTGADVAACLSGAVGAMSGPLHGGAPARVLPMIEEAERTGDARRVVTSILDRGARLMGFGHRVYRAEDPRARVLRSTCDRLRAPRFEVARELEQAALAVLRERRPDRQIETNVEFWAAVVLDFAQVPTAMMPAMFTCARLAGWSAHILEQQRTGRLVRPSAQYTGPAPRSPHDVAGWDSVNQMTAA, encoded by the coding sequence ATGAGCACTGCAGGCCAGTCCGAATTCCGCCCCGGCTTGGAGGGCGTGGTCGCGTTCCAGACCGAGATCGCCGAGCCCGACCGCGACGGCGGTGCGCTGCGCTACCGCGGCGTGGACATCGAGGATCTGGTGGGCACGGTGTCCTTCGGCGATGTGTGGGCGCTGCTGGTCGACGGCCGGTTCGGGGACGGCCTGCCACCCGCGGACGACACCGCGCTCCCGGTTCGCACCGGTGATGTGCGGGCCGACGTCCAGGCCGCGCTGGCGATGGCGGCGCCGGCCGGTGGCTTTGAACCGCTGCTGGACATCGACGAGGCGCGGGCCCGAGCCCAGCTCGCCCGGTCCAGCGCGCTCGGACTGTCCTACGTCGCCCAGTCCGCCCGCGGCGACCAGCCAGCGGTGCCGCACGCCAGGATCGCGGAAGCCACCACCGCAACCGAGCAGTTCCTGACGCGCTGGCGCGGCGAACCGGACCCGACGCACGTGCAGGCGCTCGACGCTTACTGGGTATCGGCGGCCGAGCACGGCCTGAACGCCTCCACCTTCACCGCCCGGGTGATCGCCTCCACCGGCGCCGATGTCGCCGCCTGCCTGTCCGGGGCGGTCGGCGCGATGTCCGGGCCGCTGCACGGCGGCGCCCCGGCCCGGGTGCTGCCGATGATCGAGGAGGCTGAGCGCACCGGCGACGCCCGCCGGGTGGTGACCTCGATCCTCGATCGCGGTGCTCGACTGATGGGATTCGGCCACCGCGTCTACCGCGCCGAGGACCCGCGGGCCCGGGTGCTGCGCAGCACCTGCGACCGGCTGCGCGCGCCGCGCTTCGAGGTGGCCCGCGAACTGGAGCAGGCCGCGCTGGCGGTCCTGCGGGAGCGCCGCCCGGACCGGCAGATCGAGACCAACGTGGAGTTCTGGGCCGCTGTGGTGCTCGACTTCGCGCAGGTTCCGACGGCGATGATGCCCGCGATGTTCACCTGCGCCCGGCTGGCGGGCTGGTCGGCGCACATCCTGGAGCAGCAGCGCACCGGGCGCCTGGTGCGCCCGTCGGCGCAGTACACCGGCCCGGCCCCGCGTTCCCCGCACGATGTCGCAGGCTGGGACTCGGTCAACCAGATGACCGCTGCGTGA